One region of Pseudomonas sp. B21-040 genomic DNA includes:
- the eat gene encoding ethanolamine permease, whose product MTSSTQLKPTLGTLHLWGIAVGLVISGEYFGWSYGWGTAGTLGFLVTALMVATMYTCFIFSFTELTTAIPHAGGPFAYSRRAFGEKGGLIAGIATLIEFVFAPPAIAMAIGAYLNVQYPELDPKIAAVGAYFVFMGLNILGVSIAATFELVVTVLAVAELLVFMGVVAPGFSFSNFVLNGWSGSNEFTIASIPGIFAAIPFAIWFFLAIEGAAMAAEEAKDPKRTIPKAYVSGILTLVFLAIGVMVMAGGVGDWRQLSNINDPLPQAMKAVVGNNSTWMHMLVWIGLFGLVASFHGIILGYSRQFFALARAGYLPSSLAKLSRFQTPHRAILAGGVIGIAAIYSDGLVNLQGMTLTAAMITMSVFGAIVMYIISMLSLFKLRKTEPNLERTFRAPGYPIVPGIALFLAVVCLVAMAWFNTLIGCVFLGFMAAGYLYFQLTARQRADAPADAMLEGI is encoded by the coding sequence ATGACTTCTTCTACACAGCTCAAACCCACACTCGGCACCCTGCATCTATGGGGCATTGCCGTCGGCCTGGTGATTTCCGGCGAGTACTTCGGCTGGAGTTACGGCTGGGGCACCGCAGGAACACTGGGGTTTCTCGTCACCGCCCTGATGGTGGCGACGATGTACACCTGCTTTATCTTCAGTTTCACTGAACTGACGACCGCAATTCCCCACGCTGGCGGGCCCTTTGCCTACAGCCGGCGGGCGTTTGGTGAGAAAGGCGGATTGATCGCCGGCATCGCCACCCTGATTGAATTCGTCTTTGCGCCACCGGCCATTGCCATGGCCATCGGCGCCTACCTCAACGTGCAATACCCGGAACTTGATCCGAAAATCGCGGCGGTTGGTGCGTATTTCGTGTTCATGGGCCTGAACATCCTCGGGGTCAGCATCGCTGCGACCTTCGAACTGGTGGTCACCGTGCTGGCGGTCGCCGAACTGCTGGTGTTCATGGGCGTGGTGGCGCCGGGTTTCAGCTTCAGTAACTTTGTGCTCAATGGCTGGTCAGGGTCCAACGAGTTCACGATCGCGTCCATTCCCGGCATCTTCGCCGCCATTCCCTTCGCGATCTGGTTTTTCCTCGCAATTGAAGGCGCGGCAATGGCAGCCGAAGAGGCCAAGGACCCGAAACGCACGATTCCCAAGGCTTACGTCAGCGGCATTCTGACCCTGGTGTTCCTGGCCATCGGCGTGATGGTCATGGCCGGCGGCGTCGGCGACTGGCGCCAACTGTCGAACATCAACGACCCGCTGCCGCAGGCGATGAAAGCCGTGGTCGGCAACAACTCCACGTGGATGCACATGCTGGTCTGGATTGGCCTGTTCGGCCTGGTGGCGAGCTTCCACGGGATCATCCTCGGTTACTCCCGTCAGTTCTTCGCCCTGGCGCGTGCCGGTTATCTGCCAAGCAGCCTGGCCAAACTCTCGCGTTTCCAGACCCCGCACCGGGCCATTTTGGCCGGCGGCGTGATCGGTATTGCGGCGATTTACAGCGATGGCCTGGTCAACCTGCAAGGCATGACCCTGACGGCGGCGATGATCACCATGTCGGTATTCGGTGCCATTGTGATGTACATCATCAGTATGCTGAGCCTGTTCAAACTGCGTAAAACCGAACCGAACCTGGAGCGCACCTTCCGCGCGCCGGGCTATCCGATCGTGCCGGGGATTGCGCTGTTTCTGGCGGTGGTGTGCCTGGTAGCGATGGCCTGGTTCAACACGCTGATCGGGTGTGTGTTTCTCGGCTTCATGGCGGCCGGCTACCTGTATTTCCAATTGACCGCCAGGCAACGCGCCGATGCGCCAGCCGACGCGATGCTCGAAGGTATTTGA
- the mpl gene encoding UDP-N-acetylmuramate:L-alanyl-gamma-D-glutamyl-meso-diaminopimelate ligase: MHIHILGICGTFMGSMAVLAKELGHHVTGSDANVYPPMSTQLEAQGIELTQGYDPSQLDPAPDLVVIGNAMSRGNPAVEYVLNKGLPYVSGPQWLADHVLQGRWVLAVAGTHGKTTTSSMLAWVLEHAGMSPGFLIGGVPQNFSVSARLGGTPFFVIEADEYDSAFFDKRSKFVHYRPRTAILNNLEFDHADIFPDLPAIERQFHHLVRTIPSEGLVIHPTTEPALQRVIDMGCWTPVQTTGAGGQWQVKLLSEDGSKFEVMFEGVAQGVVEWDMTGQHNVANALATLAAARHVGVVPSMGIAALSAFKSVKRRMEKVAEVRGITIYDDFAHHPTAIATTLDGLRKRIGDAPLIAIIEPRSNSMKLGAHRDGLPESVVDADQVIWYAPANLGWDLAGTAALCTVPSIVSDSLEGIIERVKSQAQPGTHVVIMSNGGFGGLHGKLAEALR; encoded by the coding sequence ATGCACATTCATATTCTGGGTATCTGCGGCACCTTCATGGGTTCGATGGCGGTTCTGGCCAAGGAACTGGGCCATCACGTCACCGGCTCCGATGCCAACGTCTATCCGCCGATGAGCACACAGCTTGAAGCTCAAGGCATTGAGTTGACCCAAGGCTACGATCCTTCCCAGCTCGATCCGGCTCCGGATCTGGTGGTGATCGGCAACGCCATGTCACGCGGCAACCCGGCCGTCGAGTACGTACTGAACAAAGGCCTTCCTTACGTTTCCGGCCCGCAGTGGCTGGCCGATCACGTGCTGCAAGGTCGTTGGGTGCTGGCCGTTGCCGGTACTCACGGCAAAACCACCACTAGCAGCATGCTCGCCTGGGTGCTGGAGCACGCGGGCATGAGCCCCGGCTTCCTGATCGGCGGTGTTCCGCAGAATTTTTCGGTGTCGGCGCGTTTGGGCGGTACGCCGTTCTTTGTGATCGAAGCCGACGAATATGACAGTGCATTCTTCGACAAGCGTTCCAAGTTTGTTCACTACCGCCCGCGCACGGCGATCCTGAACAACCTTGAGTTCGATCATGCAGATATCTTCCCCGACCTGCCGGCTATCGAGCGACAGTTCCACCATCTGGTGCGGACCATTCCAAGCGAAGGCCTGGTGATCCATCCGACCACCGAACCGGCGTTGCAACGTGTCATCGACATGGGCTGCTGGACCCCGGTGCAAACCACCGGCGCGGGCGGCCAATGGCAGGTCAAGCTGCTCAGCGAAGACGGTTCGAAGTTTGAAGTGATGTTCGAAGGCGTCGCCCAAGGTGTGGTCGAGTGGGACATGACCGGCCAGCACAACGTCGCTAACGCATTGGCTACGTTGGCGGCGGCGCGTCACGTCGGCGTGGTGCCATCGATGGGCATTGCTGCATTGAGCGCGTTCAAAAGCGTCAAGCGCCGCATGGAAAAAGTCGCCGAAGTGCGCGGGATCACCATCTACGACGATTTCGCCCACCATCCGACCGCTATCGCCACCACCCTTGATGGCCTGCGCAAACGCATCGGCGACGCGCCGTTGATCGCGATCATCGAGCCGCGCTCCAACTCGATGAAGCTGGGCGCGCACCGAGACGGTTTGCCGGAAAGCGTGGTCGATGCCGATCAAGTGATCTGGTACGCACCCGCCAACCTCGGTTGGGACCTGGCCGGCACCGCCGCGCTGTGCACCGTGCCATCGATTGTCAGCGACTCGCTGGAAGGCATCATTGAGCGCGTGAAAAGCCAGGCGCAGCCCGGTACTCACGTCGTGATCATGAGCAACGGCGGCTTCGGCGGCCTGCACGGCAAACTCGCCGAGGCCCTGCGATGA
- the ubiX gene encoding flavin prenyltransferase UbiX, with amino-acid sequence MSSGPDRVTLAMTGASGAQYGLRLLDCLIREDREVHFLISKAAQLVMATETDVTLPAKPQMMQAFLTEYTGAAAGQIKVYGKEDWMSPVASGSGAPAAMVVVPCSTGTLSAIATGACNNLIERAADVTLKERRQLILVPREAPYSSIHLEHMLKLSNMGVTILPASPGFYHQPQTIDDLIDFVVARILNLLNIPQDMLPRWGEHHLSSDE; translated from the coding sequence ATGAGCAGTGGTCCGGATCGCGTCACGCTGGCCATGACCGGCGCTTCCGGCGCTCAGTACGGTTTGCGTTTGCTCGATTGTCTGATTCGTGAAGACCGCGAAGTGCACTTCCTGATTTCCAAGGCAGCGCAACTGGTGATGGCCACGGAAACCGACGTTACGCTGCCGGCCAAACCGCAGATGATGCAAGCCTTCCTCACTGAGTACACCGGTGCAGCGGCCGGGCAAATCAAGGTCTATGGCAAGGAAGACTGGATGTCGCCGGTGGCTTCGGGCTCCGGCGCGCCTGCGGCAATGGTGGTGGTGCCGTGCTCCACGGGGACGCTGTCGGCCATTGCGACCGGTGCCTGCAACAACCTGATCGAGCGTGCCGCCGACGTGACCCTGAAAGAGCGTCGCCAGTTGATTCTGGTTCCGCGTGAGGCGCCGTATTCGAGCATCCATCTGGAGCACATGCTCAAGCTGTCGAACATGGGCGTGACGATATTGCCGGCCTCGCCAGGCTTCTATCACCAGCCACAGACGATTGATGACCTGATCGATTTTGTCGTGGCGCGGATTCTCAATCTGTTGAACATCCCGCAAGACATGCTGCCACGCTGGGGCGAACACCATTTGAGCAGCGATGAATAA
- the eutC gene encoding ethanolamine ammonia-lyase subunit EutC, protein MDKPTVDPQNPLLELRRLTPARIALGRTGTSMPTSAQLDFQYAHAQARDAVHLPFDHAGLSTQLAEIGRASVLLHSAAADRNSYLQRPDLGRKLSDPSAQTLRNYAAANPGGVDLVIVVADGLSALAVHRHTLPFLQRLEEQVLAEGWSVSPVMLVEQGRVAVADEIGELMGAKMTVILIGERPGLSSPDSLGLYFTYNPKVGLTDAFRNCISNVRLEGLSYGMAAHRLVYLMREACRRQLSGVNLKDEAQLQTLDSDTRADLKRNFLLGQPDA, encoded by the coding sequence ATGGATAAGCCAACTGTTGATCCACAAAACCCGTTGCTGGAGTTGCGCCGCCTGACACCGGCGCGCATTGCCTTGGGCCGCACTGGCACGAGCATGCCGACCAGCGCTCAACTGGATTTCCAGTACGCCCATGCGCAGGCGCGGGACGCGGTGCATTTGCCGTTCGACCACGCGGGGCTCAGCACGCAATTGGCTGAGATCGGACGCGCCAGTGTGTTGCTGCACAGCGCCGCCGCAGACCGCAACAGCTATTTGCAACGCCCTGATTTGGGCCGAAAACTGAGTGATCCGTCGGCGCAGACGCTACGCAATTATGCGGCGGCCAATCCCGGCGGGGTCGATCTGGTCATCGTGGTGGCCGATGGGCTGTCGGCACTGGCCGTTCATCGCCATACCCTGCCGTTTCTGCAGCGCCTGGAGGAACAGGTGCTGGCCGAAGGCTGGTCCGTATCGCCGGTGATGCTGGTGGAACAGGGCCGCGTCGCGGTGGCCGACGAAATCGGTGAGCTGATGGGGGCGAAAATGACGGTGATCCTGATCGGCGAACGCCCTGGACTCAGCTCGCCAGACAGCCTGGGTTTATATTTCACCTACAATCCAAAGGTCGGGCTGACGGATGCTTTTCGCAATTGCATCTCCAACGTCCGGCTCGAAGGGCTGAGTTATGGCATGGCCGCTCACCGCTTGGTGTATTTGATGCGCGAGGCCTGTCGCAGACAGTTGTCGGGGGTCAATTTAAAGGATGAAGCGCAACTCCAGACCTTGGATTCGGACACCCGCGCGGACCTGAAACGAAACTTCCTGTTGGGTCAGCCTGATGCCTGA
- a CDS encoding oxidoreductase — MYLTPQHVLIAGATGLTGEHLLDRLLNEPTISRVLAPSRRPLAKHPHLENPVGDPEVFLPQLQGRVDIAYCCLGTTIKQAGSEPAFRAVDLDMVVAFAKRAREMGARHLIVISALGADRRSSVFYNRVKGEMEHALRAQDWPQLTICRPSLLLGDRVAPRLGEKIAGPLSRLIPGKYHGIEACQLARAMWRLALEEQDGVRIVESDELRKLGK; from the coding sequence ATGTACTTGACGCCTCAGCATGTCTTGATTGCCGGAGCTACCGGGCTGACCGGTGAACATCTGCTGGATCGCCTGCTCAATGAGCCAACGATCTCAAGGGTTTTGGCCCCTTCACGCCGTCCACTCGCCAAACACCCGCACCTGGAAAACCCTGTCGGCGATCCGGAGGTGTTTCTTCCACAGCTGCAAGGTCGCGTCGACATTGCCTACTGCTGCCTCGGCACTACCATCAAGCAGGCTGGCTCGGAACCCGCGTTTCGTGCGGTTGACCTGGACATGGTCGTGGCGTTTGCCAAGCGTGCGCGGGAAATGGGCGCACGCCACCTGATCGTGATCAGCGCCTTGGGCGCCGATCGTAGATCCTCGGTTTTCTACAACCGGGTCAAAGGCGAGATGGAACACGCATTGCGTGCGCAGGACTGGCCGCAACTGACCATTTGCCGCCCTTCTCTGCTGCTGGGTGATCGTGTCGCGCCACGCCTGGGCGAGAAAATCGCCGGTCCGCTGTCACGCCTGATCCCCGGCAAATACCACGGTATCGAAGCCTGCCAACTGGCGCGCGCGATGTGGCGATTGGCGCTGGAAGAGCAGGATGGAGTGCGGATTGTGGAGTCGGATGAGTTGCGCAAGCTCGGTAAATAA
- a CDS encoding N-acetyltransferase, protein MRIIQATLEHLDLLAPLFVKYREFYGSLPYPDSSRAFLEKRLRRKESVIYLALSDDDSNKLMGFCQLYPSFSSLSLKRVWILNDIYVAEDARRQLVADNLIRTAKKMAKETNAVRMRVSTSSHNEVARKTYESIGFKEDTEFKNYVLPISDEL, encoded by the coding sequence ATGCGGATTATTCAAGCGACCCTTGAGCACCTGGACCTTCTGGCCCCACTGTTCGTGAAGTATCGTGAGTTTTATGGATCCCTGCCTTACCCGGACTCGTCGCGTGCCTTTCTCGAAAAGCGCCTGCGTCGCAAGGAATCGGTGATTTATCTCGCGCTGTCCGATGACGACAGCAACAAACTGATGGGTTTCTGTCAGCTGTATCCGAGTTTTTCGTCCCTTTCGCTTAAACGCGTGTGGATCCTCAACGACATCTATGTCGCCGAAGATGCCCGCCGCCAGTTGGTGGCCGATAACCTGATCCGCACCGCGAAGAAGATGGCCAAGGAAACCAATGCCGTACGCATGCGTGTTTCCACCAGCAGCCACAACGAAGTCGCGCGCAAAACCTATGAATCCATCGGATTCAAGGAAGACACCGAGTTCAAGAACTACGTGCTGCCGATCAGCGACGAACTCTGA
- a CDS encoding YceK/YidQ family lipoprotein, translating to MNKLLIILLALQLTGCATARTLDAAKPGAPLVYAGTRLDLYAMNGGCCAKDRFGADAPSYPGVDLPASALLDTLLLPLSVLTVIGVSFQATGGL from the coding sequence ATGAATAAGCTGCTGATCATTCTGCTGGCATTGCAACTGACGGGCTGCGCCACCGCGCGCACCCTTGATGCGGCCAAACCCGGAGCACCCCTGGTGTATGCGGGGACGCGTCTGGATTTGTACGCCATGAACGGCGGATGCTGCGCCAAGGACCGCTTTGGTGCAGACGCGCCGAGCTATCCCGGCGTTGACCTGCCGGCCAGCGCGTTGCTCGACACGCTGCTGTTGCCGTTGTCGGTGCTGACGGTGATCGGGGTGAGTTTTCAGGCAACGGGCGGGTTGTAG
- a CDS encoding sigma-54-dependent Fis family transcriptional regulator: protein MHDNHLSRHAQQVLTVTQGKSHLRGPGSDPSIARSWLRCLEDYHLDPALTMAPTVLEHGRVLESRERLQQVLHIAGNEMTSLHQQLSGAGHAVLLTDARGVILNCVTAPAERKIFERAGLWLGADWSEACEGTNGIGTCLVERQSLTIHQDEHFRGRHTGLTCSASPVFDPHGELLAVLDVSSARHDVSRQSQFHTMALVNLSAKMIESCYFLRYFDNQWLLRFHLQAESVGLFSEGLLAFDGEGRISAVNQSALNLLGHIRGGLLGKPVEAFFDCSLDELLGRASVNASASWPLRTRDGRSLFAVLRGQPRSIPVPVVQSPVLAERAPLSGICLGDTALQEDFRKSLRVFERDVPLLINGETGSGKEAFAKAVHQASQRSEKAFVALNCAAIPESLIESELFGYRGGSFTGARKEGMRGKLQQADGGTLFLDEIGDMPLALQTRLLRVLEDRQVVPIGGEPEAVNVRIISATHRNLLERVQDGGFREDLYYRLNGLEVALPALRDRSDKSQLLDFLLEQETGGEAVQIDAAARQALLGFNWPGNVRQLRNVLRTLAALCENGKIGWEDLPAMIRQARPAPVMTVEASSDHPLDDAERVALLNALEHTRWHMTHTAEQLGVSRNTLYRKLRKHGIAR, encoded by the coding sequence ATGCACGACAATCATTTGAGTCGCCATGCCCAGCAAGTCTTGACCGTTACCCAGGGCAAATCGCACCTGCGCGGTCCCGGCAGCGATCCGTCCATTGCCCGTTCCTGGCTGCGTTGTCTTGAGGACTATCACCTCGACCCGGCCTTGACCATGGCGCCGACGGTGCTGGAACACGGTCGAGTGCTGGAAAGCCGTGAACGCTTGCAGCAAGTGCTGCACATCGCCGGCAATGAAATGACCAGCCTCCACCAACAGCTTTCCGGCGCTGGCCATGCCGTGTTGCTGACCGACGCCCGTGGCGTGATCCTCAATTGCGTCACCGCGCCCGCCGAGCGCAAGATTTTCGAGCGCGCCGGCCTGTGGCTCGGCGCCGACTGGAGTGAAGCCTGCGAAGGCACCAACGGCATCGGCACCTGCCTGGTGGAGCGGCAGTCGCTGACCATCCATCAGGACGAACATTTTCGCGGACGCCATACCGGCCTGACCTGTTCGGCGAGCCCGGTGTTCGATCCCCATGGCGAACTGCTGGCGGTGCTCGACGTGTCTTCGGCGCGCCACGATGTCTCCCGGCAAAGCCAGTTTCACACCATGGCCCTGGTCAATCTGTCGGCGAAGATGATCGAGAGCTGCTATTTCCTGCGCTACTTCGACAATCAATGGTTGTTGCGCTTTCATTTGCAGGCCGAATCCGTCGGGCTGTTCAGCGAAGGGCTGCTGGCGTTCGACGGAGAAGGGCGGATCAGTGCAGTCAACCAGAGCGCGCTGAACTTGCTGGGGCATATTCGCGGCGGCTTGCTGGGTAAGCCGGTAGAGGCGTTTTTCGACTGTTCGCTGGATGAGCTGCTCGGCCGCGCGAGTGTCAACGCCAGTGCCAGTTGGCCGTTGCGCACCCGAGACGGGCGAAGTCTGTTTGCCGTTTTGCGCGGGCAGCCACGCAGCATTCCGGTGCCTGTTGTGCAAAGCCCGGTACTTGCCGAACGTGCGCCGCTATCAGGCATCTGTCTCGGTGATACGGCGTTGCAAGAGGATTTTCGCAAGTCACTGAGGGTGTTCGAGCGCGACGTGCCGCTGCTGATCAACGGCGAAACCGGTTCCGGCAAAGAGGCATTCGCCAAAGCCGTGCACCAGGCCAGTCAGCGCTCAGAAAAAGCCTTCGTCGCCCTTAACTGCGCGGCCATTCCTGAAAGCCTGATCGAGAGTGAGTTGTTTGGCTATCGCGGTGGCAGTTTCACCGGTGCGCGCAAGGAAGGCATGCGTGGCAAGTTGCAGCAGGCCGATGGCGGAACACTGTTCCTCGACGAAATCGGCGACATGCCCCTGGCCCTGCAGACTCGGCTATTGAGGGTGTTGGAGGATCGACAGGTGGTGCCGATTGGCGGGGAGCCGGAGGCGGTCAACGTACGAATCATCAGTGCTACGCACCGTAATCTGTTGGAACGGGTGCAGGACGGCGGCTTTCGTGAGGATTTGTATTACCGGCTCAATGGGCTGGAAGTTGCGTTACCGGCGCTAAGGGATCGCAGTGATAAATCCCAATTGCTCGACTTCTTGCTGGAACAAGAGACGGGCGGTGAAGCGGTGCAGATCGATGCGGCAGCGCGTCAGGCGTTGCTGGGCTTCAACTGGCCGGGGAATGTGCGGCAATTGCGTAACGTGTTGCGCACACTGGCCGCGCTGTGTGAGAACGGGAAGATCGGGTGGGAGGATTTGCCAGCGATGATTCGACAGGCGCGGCCGGCGCCGGTGATGACTGTTGAAGCATCGTCGGATCATCCGCTGGACGATGCCGAACGGGTGGCGTTGTTGAATGCGCTGGAACACACGCGTTGGCACATGACGCATACCGCCGAGCAGTTGGGGGTCAGCCGAAATACGCTTTATAGAAAGCTGCGTAAACACGGCATCGCCCGCTAA
- a CDS encoding ethanolamine ammonia-lyase subunit EutB, with protein MAAFAHSIGALTYRFESLKDVMAKASPARSGDFLAGVAALNDGERVAAQMALADIPLTHFLQEVLIPYEADEVTRLIIDTHDTHAFAVVSHLTVGGFRDWLLSDAADELSLRALAPGLTPEMVAAVSKIMRVQDLVLVAQKIRVVTKFRGTLGLRGRLSTRLQPNHPTDEPAGIAASILDGLLYGNGDAMIGINPATDSIASICAMLEMLDAIIQRYEIPTQACVLTHVTTSIEAINRGVPLDLVFQSIAGTEAANASFGINLNVLREGYDAGLSLNRGTLGQNLMYFETGQGSALSANAHHGIDQQTCETRAYAVARHFKPFLVNTVVGFIGPEYLYNGKQIIRAGLEDHFCGKLLGVPMGCDICYTNHAEADQDDMDTLLTLLGVAGINFIMGIPGSDDIMLNYQTTSFHDALYARQTLGLKPAPEFEQWLAKMGIFTQADGKIHFGDSLPPAFRQAMAQLG; from the coding sequence ATGGCCGCATTTGCCCACTCCATCGGCGCTCTGACCTATCGCTTCGAGAGCCTCAAGGACGTCATGGCCAAGGCCAGCCCGGCGCGCTCCGGTGATTTCCTGGCGGGCGTCGCTGCGCTCAATGATGGCGAGCGGGTGGCTGCGCAGATGGCCCTGGCTGACATCCCGCTGACGCATTTCCTGCAGGAAGTACTGATTCCCTACGAGGCCGATGAAGTCACCCGACTGATCATCGACACTCACGACACACACGCCTTCGCCGTGGTCAGCCACCTCACTGTCGGCGGTTTTCGCGACTGGCTGCTCAGCGACGCTGCCGATGAACTGAGCCTGCGTGCACTCGCCCCCGGCCTGACGCCGGAAATGGTGGCCGCCGTGTCGAAAATCATGCGCGTCCAGGACCTGGTCCTGGTGGCACAGAAGATCCGCGTGGTCACGAAGTTTCGCGGCACCCTGGGTTTGCGTGGCCGGTTATCCACCCGCTTGCAACCCAACCACCCCACCGATGAGCCCGCCGGTATTGCCGCGAGCATTCTCGACGGCCTGCTGTATGGCAACGGCGACGCGATGATCGGCATCAACCCGGCCACCGACAGCATCGCCTCGATCTGCGCCATGCTGGAAATGCTCGACGCGATCATCCAGCGCTACGAAATCCCGACCCAGGCCTGCGTGCTGACCCATGTCACCACGTCGATCGAGGCGATCAATCGCGGTGTTCCGCTGGACCTGGTGTTCCAGTCGATCGCCGGCACCGAAGCGGCGAACGCCAGTTTTGGCATCAATCTGAACGTTTTACGCGAAGGCTATGACGCCGGCTTGAGCCTTAATCGCGGCACACTGGGCCAGAACCTGATGTATTTCGAAACCGGGCAGGGCAGCGCGCTGTCAGCCAACGCCCACCACGGTATCGACCAGCAAACCTGTGAAACCCGCGCCTACGCGGTGGCACGACATTTCAAGCCATTCCTGGTGAACACGGTTGTAGGATTTATCGGCCCGGAATACCTCTACAACGGCAAACAGATCATTCGTGCCGGCCTCGAAGACCACTTCTGCGGCAAGCTGTTGGGCGTGCCGATGGGTTGCGATATCTGTTACACCAACCACGCCGAGGCCGACCAGGACGACATGGACACCCTGCTGACCCTGCTGGGTGTGGCCGGGATCAACTTCATCATGGGCATCCCCGGCTCCGACGACATCATGCTCAACTACCAGACCACCTCGTTCCACGATGCCCTCTACGCCCGCCAGACGCTGGGACTGAAACCAGCACCGGAATTCGAACAGTGGCTGGCAAAAATGGGCATTTTTACCCAGGCCGACGGCAAGATTCACTTCGGCGACAGCCTGCCACCGGCCTTCCGCCAAGCGATGGCGCAACTGGGATGA
- a CDS encoding aldehyde dehydrogenase family protein — translation MRYAHPGTEGAIVSFKAKYGNYIGGEFVAPVKGQYFTNTSPVNGQPIAEFPRSTAEDIDKALDAAHAAADAWGATSAQARSLVLLKIADRIEQNLELLAITESWDNGKAVRETLNADIPLAADHFRYFAGCIRAQEGSAAEIDGNTVAYHIHEPLGVVGQIIPWNFPILMAAWKLAPALAAGNCVVLKPAEQTPLGITVLVELIGDLLPPGVLNIVQGFGKEAGEALATSKRIAKIAFTGSTPVGSHIMKCAAENIIPSTVELGGKSPNIFFEDIMKAEPSFIEKAAEGLVLAFFNQGEVCTCPSRALVQESIYDDFMKVVMKKVLSIKRGDPLDTDTMVGAQASEQQFDKILSYLEIAKGEGAELLTGGKIEKLEGSLATGYYIQPTLLKGTNKMRVFQEEIFGPVVSITTFKDEAEALAIANDTEFGLGAGLWTRDINRAYRMGRAIKAGRVWTNCYHLYPAHAAFGGYKKSGVGRETHKMMLDHYQQTKNLLVSYDINPLGFF, via the coding sequence ATGCGTTACGCTCACCCCGGTACTGAAGGCGCTATCGTTTCGTTCAAGGCCAAATACGGTAACTACATCGGCGGCGAGTTCGTCGCGCCTGTCAAAGGTCAGTACTTCACCAACACCTCGCCAGTGAATGGCCAACCGATTGCCGAATTCCCACGTTCCACCGCCGAAGACATCGACAAGGCCCTGGACGCTGCACATGCCGCCGCCGATGCCTGGGGCGCCACGTCCGCCCAGGCGCGCTCGCTGGTGCTGCTGAAAATCGCCGACCGCATCGAGCAAAACCTGGAACTGCTGGCAATCACCGAATCCTGGGACAACGGCAAAGCCGTTCGCGAAACCCTCAACGCCGACATCCCACTGGCTGCCGACCACTTCCGCTACTTCGCCGGTTGCATCCGCGCCCAAGAAGGCAGCGCCGCCGAGATCGACGGCAACACCGTGGCCTATCACATCCATGAACCGCTGGGCGTAGTCGGGCAGATCATCCCGTGGAACTTCCCGATCCTGATGGCCGCCTGGAAACTCGCCCCGGCCCTGGCCGCCGGTAACTGCGTAGTGCTCAAGCCTGCCGAGCAGACTCCGCTGGGCATTACCGTGCTGGTCGAGCTGATCGGCGACCTGCTGCCACCCGGCGTATTGAACATCGTGCAAGGCTTCGGCAAAGAGGCCGGCGAAGCGCTGGCCACCAGCAAGCGCATCGCCAAGATCGCGTTCACCGGCTCGACCCCGGTCGGCTCGCACATCATGAAATGCGCTGCCGAAAACATCATTCCGTCCACCGTGGAACTGGGCGGCAAATCGCCGAACATCTTCTTCGAAGACATCATGAAGGCCGAACCGTCCTTCATCGAAAAAGCCGCTGAGGGCCTGGTGCTCGCCTTCTTCAACCAAGGCGAAGTCTGTACCTGCCCGTCCCGCGCGCTGGTGCAAGAGTCGATCTACGACGACTTCATGAAAGTCGTGATGAAAAAAGTCCTGTCGATCAAACGTGGCGACCCGCTGGACACCGACACCATGGTCGGCGCCCAGGCATCCGAGCAGCAATTCGACAAAATTCTTTCGTACCTGGAAATCGCCAAGGGCGAAGGCGCCGAGCTGCTGACCGGCGGCAAGATAGAAAAACTCGAGGGCAGCCTGGCGACCGGGTATTACATCCAGCCGACCCTGCTCAAGGGCACCAACAAAATGCGCGTGTTCCAGGAAGAAATCTTTGGCCCGGTGGTGAGCATCACCACCTTCAAGGACGAAGCCGAAGCCTTGGCCATCGCCAACGACACCGAGTTCGGCCTGGGGGCCGGCCTCTGGACCCGCGACATCAACCGCGCCTACCGCATGGGCCGCGCCATCAAGGCCGGTCGTGTGTGGACCAACTGCTACCACCTGTACCCGGCGCATGCCGCGTTCGGTGGCTACAAAAAGTCCGGCGTCGGCCGTGAAACCCACAAGATGATGCTTGATCACTATCAGCAGACCAAAAACCTGCTGGTGAGCTACGACATCAATCCGCTGGGCTTCTTCTAA